CCCTGTAATGTTCGAGTATTTATTATTTGAACGGGCAAGAGCGCATCATAAACACATTGTATTGCCCGAAGGTGATGATGAACGGATTTTAAGAGCTAGTGAAATACTGTTAAAGCGAAAAGCGGTCGATATCACCTTACTTGGAAACGAAGTAGAAATCTATAAAAAAGCAGAATTATTACAGTTAAAACTTAAAGGAGTAAATATCATTGATCCTTTTGATAATGATTTGATTAACGACTATTCAGCTACTTATTATAAATTAAGGAAAGAAAAAGGGGTTACTAAAGCAATAGCGATTGATTTGATGCAGGATGTGAGCTATTTGGGAACCATGATGGTTTATAAAGGTCACGCCGACGGAATGGTATCAGGTGCTGCACATACAACACAACACACCATTCGCCCTGCTTTTGAGTTTATCAAAACCAAACCTGGTTTTTCAATTGTATCATCAAGTTTTTTAATGTGTTTTGAAGACAAGGTTTTACTTTATGGAGATTGTGCCTTAAACACCAATCCAGATTCTGAACAATTGGCAGATATAGCCATCAGTACTGCCGATACTGCATTAATGTTCGGAATTGAACCGCGAATTGCAATGCTGTCTTATTCTACGGGTAAATCGGGTAAAGGTGCGGATGTTGAAAAAGTTAGGCAGGCTACCGAAATAGCCCGAAGCCGCCGACCTGATTTAAAAATTGAAGGGCCGATCCAATACGACGCAGCAATCGATCCAACTGTTGCCATCCAAAAGATGCCCAATAGTGAAGTTGCCGGTAAAGCCACGGTTTTCATTTTCCCTGACTTAAATACCGGAAACAATACTTACAAGGCAGTTCAACGTTCAGCCAATGCAGTTGCAGTTGGCCCTGTTTCACAGGGATTAAACAAACCAATCAACGATTTAAGCAGAGGTTGCACTGTTAAAGATATTGTAAATACTGTGTTGATTACTGCTATTCAGGCTCAGGAAAATAAATGAGATTTGCATCCTATTTAATATCTAGGAAGGAGTATCCAGAATAGTAAAATCTTCTTAAGCAGCAAATAGGACATTCATCTCATTTAATTCCATAAATTGTTCTTACTTTTGAAATTGAAATTTCAATTGTAATACAGCAGCACATCATGGATCATTTCTTTAAGCTTGGCTTTTTCCCTACTCCTCTTGAAAGGCTGAATAATCTGTCTGATCAATTTCCGGGCTATCAAATATTTATTAAAAGGGATGACCAAACCGGATTGGCAACCGGAGGGAATAAAACCCGCAAACTTGAATATTTAATTCAGGCAGCACTTAATCAATCGTGCGACACAATAATTACAGCCGGGGCCCAACAGTCAAATCATTGCAGGCAAACCGCCGCTGCCGCAGCCAAAGCAGGATTAAAATGTCACCTGGTTCTGGGTGGCAATCAACCAAAAGAATTTACCGGAAATTTACTTTTAAGTAAGCTCTTGGGCGCACATCTTCATTTTACCGGAGAAAACAGAAAAGGTGAAGATATTCCATTGATTGCTGCATCTTGTAAAAAAAATGGACAGCGTCCATATATCATTCCTTATGGTGGTTCTAATTCAATTGGCGCAATCGGCTATGTTCGTGCAATTAAAGAACTTCAGGACCAATTAAAAGAGCTACAACAACCTATTGATTATATTTATTTTGCAAGCAGTTCAGGAGGCACCCATGCAGGGATGTTGTTAGGAAAAGAACTTTATCAGCTTGATAGCGAAATTATAGGGATCTGTATTGATAAAGATGAAATCAATGGATTGAGCCTTAATCAAAACATTCTGAATATCATGAATGAGACTAAAAAAAGATTAAAAATAGCACACAACTTTAGTCTTGACGAAATTCATTTATTACTTGATTATGAAAAAGCTGGTTATGGCGTGTTGACAAATAACGAGATAAATGCCATCAAATTATTAGCAGAAAAAGAAGGAATTCTTCTTGATCCGGTTTATACAGGACGTGCATTTTATGGTATGATCAATCAGATCATAAATCAAAAAATCAAGTCAGGTTCATCCGTTCTTTTCTGGCATACAGGTGGCTTCCCCGCAACTTTTAATTATACAGCTCAGTTATCAATATAAACACTAACTCATGGCTCTTCTGATTATCTGCAACGATCGTGATTTAAGTCCCTGGACGTCTGCTTTAAAAAATATCGATCCCGAAATTGATCTTCGTGTATATCCTGAAGAAGGAAATTTGGAGGATATTGAATTTGTGATTTGCTGGAAACATCCATGGGGAATTCTGAAACGTTATCCAAACCTAAAAGCTATCTCATCGTTGGGTGCCGGAGTTGACCATTTGCTAATTGATCCTGATTTACCTTTAAATATCCCAATTGTCAGAATCGTAGATCCTGAACTTGCTCATGCCATGAGTGAATTTGTGATTGGTTTGATATTTAATCATTTACGCTCTTTTACCCAATATCACGAAAATCAAAAACATAATATTTGGAAAGTCAACAATTTTCAAATTGCCCCTAATGTTCAGGTTGGCATCATGGGAATGGGTGTTTTAGGGCAGGATTTAGCCATCAAATTAGCTGCCATTGGTTTTAATGTTGTTGGTTGGGCCCAATCGCGAAAAGAATTAAAAAATGTAAAAGTTTACAAAGGATCGGATGAGTTCGATGAATTTCTGTCGGAAACGAATATTTTGGTATGCCTTCTTCCCTTAA
This portion of the Bacteroidota bacterium genome encodes:
- a CDS encoding D-cysteine desulfhydrase family protein, producing MDHFFKLGFFPTPLERLNNLSDQFPGYQIFIKRDDQTGLATGGNKTRKLEYLIQAALNQSCDTIITAGAQQSNHCRQTAAAAAKAGLKCHLVLGGNQPKEFTGNLLLSKLLGAHLHFTGENRKGEDIPLIAASCKKNGQRPYIIPYGGSNSIGAIGYVRAIKELQDQLKELQQPIDYIYFASSSGGTHAGMLLGKELYQLDSEIIGICIDKDEINGLSLNQNILNIMNETKKRLKIAHNFSLDEIHLLLDYEKAGYGVLTNNEINAIKLLAEKEGILLDPVYTGRAFYGMINQIINQKIKSGSSVLFWHTGGFPATFNYTAQLSI
- a CDS encoding glyoxylate/hydroxypyruvate reductase A — translated: MALLIICNDRDLSPWTSALKNIDPEIDLRVYPEEGNLEDIEFVICWKHPWGILKRYPNLKAISSLGAGVDHLLIDPDLPLNIPIVRIVDPELAHAMSEFVIGLIFNHLRSFTQYHENQKHNIWKVNNFQIAPNVQVGIMGMGVLGQDLAIKLAAIGFNVVGWAQSRKELKNVKVYKGSDEFDEFLSETNILVCLLPLTEKTKNILNKDTFLKVKDQAFIINVARGHHLVDEDLIEMIDNNKLSGASLDVFRVEPLPKNHPFWTHLKINITPHIASLTNPISVAPQIIENYRRAKANQPLLNRVSTQLGY
- the pta gene encoding phosphate acetyltransferase gives rise to the protein PVMFEYLLFERARAHHKHIVLPEGDDERILRASEILLKRKAVDITLLGNEVEIYKKAELLQLKLKGVNIIDPFDNDLINDYSATYYKLRKEKGVTKAIAIDLMQDVSYLGTMMVYKGHADGMVSGAAHTTQHTIRPAFEFIKTKPGFSIVSSSFLMCFEDKVLLYGDCALNTNPDSEQLADIAISTADTALMFGIEPRIAMLSYSTGKSGKGADVEKVRQATEIARSRRPDLKIEGPIQYDAAIDPTVAIQKMPNSEVAGKATVFIFPDLNTGNNTYKAVQRSANAVAVGPVSQGLNKPINDLSRGCTVKDIVNTVLITAIQAQENK